The Eremothecium gossypii ATCC 10895 chromosome VII, complete sequence nucleotide sequence CGCATTCCAGGCATATACTGTTGTTTCCCCATCTGAAAGCAGGATGATGATATATCGCACCGTTTCTGTACATCAGATACAAGCATCGTGCCCCCAAGGTAATTTAACAAGAAATGCAACAATAAGCTCTTCTTGAGTTTAAAGTCCTTTGCGGGAACGGCTTCCGGCGTTCCCACAAGGGCATTATCTGTAAAGAATTCGTTCAATTGTTGCATGTATAACGTTTGCTGGTCATTGGAGCTGCTATGGATTGGATGGCCGCTGAACGGTTCGAACCTCGAGATGGCCCATAGAATGGCTACACTACACTTCCAAACGTTATTTTGAACTAATGACGAGCTGAGGTAAGCATGCTGCAGTTGTTCCCAGGCATCAGTCGTCTTCTGAGTGAGTTCTGAGATGCCCTCCGGGCCCTCGCTACATGAACTGAGCTCTGCAACGATTAGTGTGTACAAATGCGCAATTCCAATGAGTCTCAGTTCTGGATCTTTGGACTTGGTCAAGGTACTGTATAATCTCCCGACATGTGATAGATCAGCCTGCTGTGCCTGTTGCGAGCTGATCGCTTCGAGGAGAATGTTATACTCCGAGTACTGTAATCTAGGAATGCCCCCCTCCACGCGTTCTGATAATATTAATGACTCCCATGTCTGGTAGAAGCGGCAAAGATCAACAACCTTGTCGTATATATTCCGAATTGACTGCACATGAACCAACGAAGTTCTCTTCTGCAATGTTTCTTTCAGCTCTTGCGAGGTCTTGAGTACTTTTGGAAGGAACTTGGTAGAAAAGTTAGAGGACTTCGAGTAGCAGGTGGTGAGGTAACTCACGCTCTGGAAAAGCAGAAGAATGTTCTTGCAGTCATGGTAATTAAATAACGGCACAAACAGTCGCACATTGACCCCCTCCTTTATCGAGAGCACGACCGTGTCGTCGCCATCCTTCAGCGCGTCTTTGTGAGTCGAGAAGAAGTCCTTGAAATCCGTCAGCAGGTCCATGATGTTCTCGTCCAGCTGAATGGCCACCAGCAAATCCAGGAGCAAGCTCCACATTTGCAGCTGCAAGGGTATCGCAGTCCCCGCCTTCCGGAGGGCGCGCAACTGCGTCAACAGCGACCGATCCAGCTCCACCACGCGATCCAATATGAACGCCACACACGAACAGAGTACAAACGCATGCAGCCCCACAGGCCCCGCGCTaaccagctgcagcagcttcaggTATTCCTGCAGGACTGCGCTGTTGCTGCGTGCCCCGCCTGCCTCCAGCCCAATGATCCTGCAGTACCGGAAAAGCCACGCCCACGCGTCACTATCCGCTAGCTCTTCCAGAAGCCCCGTCGTATGCCGCACAACCTGCCGCAGCTCTGCGCGATCCTCCTTCGCCAGCGGCACATCGTACAGTAGTTGGAATTCCACTGCGTGGCGCGCGTCCGTCAGCGGCGTCGTTCGAAGCCGCGTCCGCAGGCTTCCTAGGTACTGCTCAGCGAGCTCCACCTCGTGCGTCTCCTCCAGAAGCACCCGCGCCAACTGCAGTGTCACCTGTATGTCCTCCTCCACCGTCAGCTGGAATCCATCTTTCACGTACCGCAGCCCGTGCACGCACTGACGCACCAGCGTGT carries:
- the SCC4 gene encoding cohesin-loading factor complex subunit SCC4 (Syntenic homolog of Saccharomyces cerevisiae YER147C (SCC4)), whose amino-acid sequence is MGLFSVSVATQRFQLCALKSRRVCDRRVRRQRTMVMAVNLHKHQKNLVYRLSQQYLAAARDLAADVRSEKQLQQYYTLVRQCVHGLRYVKDGFQLTVEEDIQVTLQLARVLLEETHEVELAEQYLGSLRTRLRTTPLTDARHAVEFQLLYDVPLAKEDRAELRQVVRHTTGLLEELADSDAWAWLFRYCRIIGLEAGGARSNSAVLQEYLKLLQLVSAGPVGLHAFVLCSCVAFILDRVVELDRSLLTQLRALRKAGTAIPLQLQMWSLLLDLLVAIQLDENIMDLLTDFKDFFSTHKDALKDGDDTVVLSIKEGVNVRLFVPLFNYHDCKNILLLFQSVSYLTTCYSKSSNFSTKFLPKVLKTSQELKETLQKRTSLVHVQSIRNIYDKVVDLCRFYQTWESLILSERVEGGIPRLQYSEYNILLEAISSQQAQQADLSHVGRLYSTLTKSKDPELRLIGIAHLYTLIVAELSSCSEGPEGISELTQKTTDAWEQLQHAYLSSSLVQNNVWKCSVAILWAISRFEPFSGHPIHSSSNDQQTLYMQQLNEFFTDNALVGTPEAVPAKDFKLKKSLLLHFLLNYLGGTMLVSDVQKRCDISSSCFQMGKQQYMPGMRYVAGIWHLMNSTVAMKTKEVAITRAKLEGLVDKMLNS